From Selenomonadales bacterium, one genomic window encodes:
- a CDS encoding MarR family transcriptional regulator, whose amino-acid sequence MFKIFDDSLGFIVNKVNLRLKAELLRSARAYDVTAEQWGILNFIAEAEGITLTELSDRTLKDKPNINRIIDRLLAKGFLVKEAHPTDKRSHRFYLTESGHILRDALIPIVNGVLTDATRDISDDELSAMKATLDKIYSNLERREQNRG is encoded by the coding sequence ATGTTCAAGATATTCGATGATTCTCTTGGCTTTATCGTCAATAAGGTGAATTTGCGTTTGAAGGCAGAGCTTCTGAGAAGTGCGCGCGCGTATGATGTGACGGCGGAGCAATGGGGTATCCTCAATTTTATAGCCGAAGCGGAAGGGATCACCTTGACGGAGCTGTCCGATCGTACACTCAAAGATAAGCCGAATATCAATCGTATCATAGACAGATTGCTTGCCAAGGGTTTTTTGGTAAAAGAAGCGCATCCGACGGATAAGCGGTCACATCGATTTTATTTGACGGAATCGGGACATATCTTGCGCGATGCACTTATTCCGATTGTCAACGGTGTCCTTACTGATGCGACGCGCGATATATCCGACGATGAGTTGTCGGCGATGAAGGCGACGCTTGATAAGATATACA